The window TCGACAGCCGGGACAGCGACACTTTGCCCTCTGCGCGGCCAAGTCCCCTCAAGCGGAATGTCAGCCCCCCGCAAAACGGCAGCGCCACTCACCAGCGCCAGTTCTCCGCCGGCAACGGACTTGCTTCTCTCCCCTCGCAGCAGCGGTACATGCAGTCTAAGCagtcaccctcccctcctaaTGGCAGCCAGTTCTTACCGCCAAGGAGCCCGGATCGACAGGCACCAAGCACGGTTGTTCCGATTCACATTGCAGGCGCCAGCATCGTTTCTCAGGGTTCAAGAACTGTCAGTCCGCCTCAGGATTCGAGAACCGTCAGCCCAGAACCAATCATACAAGGCCCTTCTGCTCCGGTTCAGCACCTGGAGTCACCGAGTCGTGTGCCAGATGACAATATTTACGATGCTACTCCGCGCAACTCGCAGTTTGCTCCTCAAGAGCAGCCGAAACAACAACCTGAgtctcagcagcaacagcagcagcgagcctcacctccacctcagccacagacaccgcaacaacaagaggaACAGCAACGCCAGTCACCTGTCCAGACTCGCTCTTCCCCTATGGAGGCCGAAAACACCATAATCATCTCCGAGCCCACCGAAACCAAGTCTGCCGGCCCATCCCACGACACCACTCGTCCCAAACTCGAGCTCAAGCCCCCGGCTGAACCACGGCCCCGTTCCAACTCTCCCCCGGCCGTCGATCACGACTCCGATGACGACCTGTCCGATGTTGAATCGCCCATCATCGCCTCTGCTACTGTCGCGACACTCAAGCCTGCTTCACCAAGCAATAAGACAACACAAACCGGGGCGGTCGCAAGAGAAAACATTGCTATTTTTGAACgggcaaagaagaaggccgaggaggagaggatcgcgcaggagaggatggtgatggaggagaagattccggtgtttgatgatgagatgatgaatgctgggaagaagaaggaggatgagaaggtgCAGATGAGCGCGACGAGTTATCCGGGGCAGGAGTGGAATCCTTATGGGGAGTTCCAGGAGTgggagtgagtgagtgagtgagtgagtgatgtgatgttgttgtattGTCTGGAATGGTACATATACATGTGTGGATATGTTTATTCATTTGTTTGGGGTAGTTTTTTGGGTGATGACGATATCAGCAGACGATctatttctttttctttttgttgacGAGCGATCTTGTTTATTCTTTGGGTAAAAAAAAGCTACCAAGTCAATATCTAATCTggtcttctttttttgtttcttgacAGTATTTACTTTGATCACCGCTGTGTATCTACGTCTTGTTTCCCTGGCTTAGTCTATGGGAATAGCCTCACCACTTAGCAAGCCAGTAACCAATGTGAAATGGTCCAATTTGTTACTTATTTTGACACGCTGTGGACACAATCCTCGTCTTGAAATCGAGAATCGAGAGGTGAGAAGGCAAATAAATACACAAAGTCAGAATTGTTGACAACTGCTGAAAGAGTGGCAAATACAGCACTTAAGCCGCCAACCCCACATTTCCAAACCGCTAATTTCCCTGCTCTCCAGCGCTCTGATTTAGTTctcaccatcgtcatcatcacttgcAACTCAATAGCCATTGTTGTCGCACACAATcgcgcccccctcccctcccccaacactCAAAACCACTTTACAAGAACAGACATCATGGCCCCGATATtaccaccatcaagcaaCCCCACTCAGAACAATACCCAAGATGAAATGGGACTAGAAGATGTCCACTCCCGACCCCGGCCCCGACCCCGACCCCGACCCCGACCCCGACCGCAAAGATCCCCATCCGAGCTCACCCGCCTCAGAGTCCAAAACCGCCGGCGGGAGTACCTGAGCAGAAACCCGTCCTATTTCGACCGGCCAGACCACGAGCTCTCggaccccctcctccacgaccacCTGATCCGCcgcttcctcaccccccggGAGCGGGAAGCAGACTCCAAGTCCAAAGGGTACGCCCGCGTCCTCGAGGGGTCCCTCCTTCGGGGCGAGGAACGGTTGGCAAAGCTCTCCTCGGAGAAACCGGCGGGGGATGAAATGGGCGAGAacggggcggcggcggcgggtgtgTCGCAggctgggagagggagggggccCAAGGTGGAAGCCGCGGGGACGAGCTTCACCTCGTTCAGCGCCGAGTTGTCACCCCCGCCGGAGAcaaaagaggagggggaggagaggtggagggagtTTCTAAGGGATCGGTTCGTaaggggtgaggatgaggattttGAGTATGACGAGGTCGATGACAGGGACGAGCTTGACGAGTTggagcggagggagagggaggaggagtggatcgagggggaggaacCGGGGTGGGCTGACAgtgagggtgaaggagaaggaggggggagggtggggagggtgctgacgggggagacgggggtgCAGGACTTTTAAAGAGGTTTGGGCAGAAGCTGTTGAGAGGGTGCGCAAAACAAAAGCCTGATATTTAAACGCCAACAAGAGCCTAGCAGCTTTGTTTCTGCGGGGCATCACATCTATCAGGTACCtgtcccaaaacccaagtcTACCCATCCCGGAATcagctcctcccctccctcatgtACCACCTCAtagccctcttcctctcctcaaaCAACGGCCCCTGCCTCCcgttcttcttcatcgcctcccACACGTCCAAcgcaatctcctcctcttcgctcaacccgccatcatcgcccccCATTATCGTCACCCACCGCAGCCCATTACcatacctcctcaccttcttcctcgtcgacgccacctcccccttttgcTGCCCCGTTCCTCCTTGTCCGTCACCAGCCCGTTCTTGTTGCCGCTCCAGCAACCCCACGA is drawn from Podospora pseudocomata strain CBS 415.72m chromosome 1 map unlocalized CBS415.72m_1, whole genome shotgun sequence and contains these coding sequences:
- a CDS encoding uncharacterized protein (EggNog:ENOG503P2WC; COG:S), giving the protein MAPILPPSSNPTQNNTQDEMGLEDVHSRPRPRPRPRPQRSPSELTRLRVQNRRREYLSRNPSYFDRPDHELSDPLLHDHLIRRFLTPREREADSKSKGYARVLEGSLLRGEERLAKLSSEKPAGDEMGENGAAAAGVSQAGRGRGPKVEAAGTSFTSFSAELSPPPETKEEGEERWREFLRDRFVRGEDEDFEYDEVDDRDELDELERREREEEWIEGEEPGWADSEGEGEGGGRVGRVLTGETGVQDF